The genomic DNA GAAGAACCTGCGCGAGTCCATCGACGTGCTCACGCTGTCGGCCACGCCCATCCCTCGCACCATGCAGATGTCGCTGTCGGGCGTGCGCGACATGAGCCTCATCCTCACGCCGCCCGACGAGCGCCGTCCCGTGGAAGTGCACGTGGGCGAGTGGGATCCCGACGTGGTGAGCGGCGCTATCAGGCGCGAGCTGGCGCGCGGCGGCCAGGTGTACTACGTGTCGAACCGCGTGCGCTCCATGGAGGAGGCGGTGCGGCGCGTCACCGCGGCCGCGGGCGAGGCGCGCGTGGGCGTGGCGCACGGGCAGATGTCGAAGGAGCAGCTGGAGCGCGTGATGGAGGACTTCAGCGCCGGCGAGCTGGACGTGCTGGTGGCCACCACCATCATCGAGAGCGGCATCGACAACCCGCACACGAACACGCTCATCATCGAGGACTCGCAGCGCTACGGATTGGCGCAGATGTACCAGCTGAAGGGCCGCGTGGGCCGTTCGTGCACGCAGGCGTACGCCTACTTCATGTTCCCCGAGCACATGGAGCTCACCGAGGAGGCGGCCGCGCGCCTGACCGCGCTGAACGAGCATACCGATCTCGGCAGCGGCATGCGCATCGCCATGCGTGACCTGGAGATCCGCGGCGCGGGCAGCCTGCTGGGCGCCGAGCAGTCGGGCAACATGTCCGCAGTGGGCTTCGACCTGTTCGCGCAGATGCTGAACCAGGCCGTGAGCGCCACGCGCGAAGGCGACCTCAAGGCCATGGACGCGCTGCCGCCCGCGCTCAGCGATATCACGGTGAACGTGCCGGGGCACACCTACCTGCCCGAAGAGTACGTGCCGGACGCCGACGAACGCGTGCTGTGGTATCGCAGGATAGCCTCGGCCGCCACCGAGCAGGCCGTGGAGGACGTGCGTGCCGACTTGGCCGACAAGCGCCCCGACATGCCGCAGGCGGCGAAGAACCTGTTGGAGAAGGCGCGCATCAAGGCCTACGCCAACGAGCACCATATCAAGACCGTGTCGGTGACGGCGGGCAAGCTGGTGGTGGAGCCCATCGACGTGCCCCGCGACAAGATGACGGGTCTGCGCCGTGCTGGCGGCCGCTACCTGGCCGACAAGCGCAAGCTGTCGCTGCCGCTGCGCTACTTCAAGCTGGACGAAGGCGACAACCTCCTGGCCCCCGTAGCCGAGTTCCTGGAGGAGCTGGCGAAATGAGGGAAGGGATCGCTGAGGGCGCGGCGGTGTTTCGGCGGCGGCATCTGCGGGGCGTGCTGTGCGCGCTCACGGGCGCGGGGCTGTGGGGGTTCTCGGGCGCGTGCGCCCAGTTCCTGCTGGCGAACTACGACATAACGCCCTCGTTCATCACGGCCGTGCGCATGCTGGGCGCCGGGGCGGTGTTCCTCCTGGTGCTGCTCGTGCGCAACCGCGCGCAGCTTGCGGCTATGCTGGGCGACCGGCGCACGCTCGGTCAGCTGGCCGTGTTCGGCGGCGTGGGGCTGTTCCTGTGCCAGATCACGTACACCATCGTGATCGGCTACACGAACGCGGGCACCGCAACCGTGCTGCAAACCACCGGCATCGCCTTCGTCATGCTGTTCACCTGCGTGCTCACTCGACGGATGCCGCGGGGGCGCGAGGTGACTGGGCTTGCGGCCGCCGTCATCGCCACCTGGCTCATCGCCACGCAGGGTGACCCCAGCGCGCTGTACCTGCCGCTCATGGGCCTGGCGTGGGGTATCGCGAACGGGCTGTCGGTGGCGTTCTACATCATGTACCCGAAGAAGCTGTTCGCCCGTTGGGGAAGCTTCGCGGTCACGGGCATCGGCATGTTCATCGGCGGTATCGTGGCCGCAGCGGTGTACTTCAGCGGCGTGGCGCTTGGCGAGCCGCTCGCGCTGCCGGCGCTCGATGCTGCAGGCGCGGCCGTGTTCGCAGCGTTCGTGCTAGTGGGCACGTTCGCGGCGTTCGCGCTGTACCTACACGGCGTGTCGGTGGTGGGGTCGGTGCAGGGAAGCCTGCTGGGCGCTGTCGAGCCGGTCAGCGCCACGCTGTTCGCCACGCTGTGGCTAGGCACCGCGTTCACCGGCGCCGACCTGGCGGGGTGCGCCCTCATGATCGCGATGATTTTCCTGGTGACAGGGGAGAAGCCGAACGTCCGGCAAGACGGCGCGCAGGCGGTTGAAGAGAGTCACTCGGCGAAGTCGTAGTGCTTTCGGTAGTACACGTACGAGGCGACGATGCTCGCGCCGGCTGCCGCCAAGAGGATGGCCACCATGGCGGGCATGACCAAGTTCATGGGCAGTGCGAGCCCGGCTACGACGGTCAGCACGCCCGAGGCGATCATCGCGTACCCGCCGAAACGCTGCGATTTGCGCCACACCTCGTCGTTGCTCAGGCTCCAGGGCGTGCGAAGGCCGAAGGCTTCGTTTCGATCGGATTTCGGCATGATGTTGCCGCAGATGACGAAGGCGATGCCCGCGACGAGGGCGGCGCCTCTTCCCACGTTGAGGTCGAGTGCTGCGAACGGCGAGCCGCTGCTGGAGAGCCCGTCCGCGAACACGAACAGCGAGAACACCGCCATCAGGGCCAAGAGCACGACATCGGCCTTCAAGAGCTTGTCGCCGTCGTGCGCGTCGCTTCGTTTCGCGATGAACGGAAGCCCCAGGCCGAACGCGAGCGCCAGCGCGGGAAACCATAGATGCTCGTACTTGCTTCCGATGCGGTCCGCCTCGCCGCTCGCGCCGAAATGCACGGCGACCTGGTCGGGCGCGAGCACGAGAAACGCCGCGTCCACGACGAGGTTGAGGACGATCAGAGCGTAGATAACCTTACGGATGTTCTTCATTCTGCCTGCTCCTTCAAATTCGCGATCCAAAGCAGCGTCTCTTCCAGCACGGACGCCTTCAACTCGTAGAAGATGTACTTGCCCTCGCGGTAGTCGCGCACGAGGCCGGCGTTCTTGAGCACCGAGAGGTGCCGGGACACGGCGGGTGCGGAGATGTCGAACAGGTCGGCGATGTCGCCGGCCGGCATGCGTCCGTGCTTGAGGTGCTCGAGGATATCCCTCCTCACCGGGTCGGACAGCGCTTTCAACGTCTCCTGGATGCCCATCGTCCTTCTCCGCAATATTTAACAATATGGTTAAATATAACGCTTTGCAGCTGGAAGGGCAAGCGGGGAGCGGGGCGTGTCGGTTGCTGGGCTCAAAACGGCGCCCATGACAGTTTCGAAGCGCATCTCCTTGGCGTTGCGTCATCTGGTATGAGCAAAGCCCCAGATGGCGAAAAACCAGCGTACCTCTTCTTCGGTCAAACCGGCCCTCGTAGTGTCATGGGAGTCGATTTGCGTCCAAACCTCGAGATGCTCTCGGTAGCCGACGCACGCTTTCCAATCGGATTTCACATCGGCGCAATGGCTCGCGGCACGCCGGCGAAGGGCGCCACGCGTTTCGCGACCGTCTTCGTTTTGTGCGCGTTCGCCTGGACGACATTTTCTCGGACGCCGTCTTTGCTACGATGATCGGGATCGATCGGGCCGGATTCGATGCTGCGCGAATTTGCGCCGCTTTTGCTCTATCGGCCCGGGATACGACGAGGAAGGATGCGCGATGGGTTTGTTCATGACGCTTGAGGGGCTGACGGAGGAGGACGCCGTGCGGCTCGCGAGCGAAGAGGCCGTGCCGGCGGATCGCCTGCGGGTGTTCGACCTGCACTGCGACACGCTCGACCGGCTGGCGTTCCACGGCGACGCGTCGGTGCCGGGCGGCTTCGCCGCGCACGACGCGCGCATTCCCGCGCACCGCATGGCCACGCTCGCCGACAACGATGCCCATGTCTCGCTTGCGCGCACGGGAGGGTTCGCCTGGTGCCAGTGCTTTGCGGCGTTCATCCCCGACGAGGTGCGCGGCGACGAGGCCTGGACGCTGTTCCGGCGCGTGCAGTCCGTGCTGGAGCGCGAGCTGGAACGCTGCGGCGATAAGCTGGCGCAAGCGCGCACGATAGCCGAAGCCGACGCCGCTCTCGCCGCGGGCAAAACTGCAGCCGTGTTCACCGTGGAAGGCGCATCGTTTCTGGAGGACGACGGCGCAGCCGAGGGTCGCCTTGACGCGCTGGCCGACGCGGGCGTGCGCATGGTGACGCTCACCTGGAACGGACCGAACGCGCTGGGCAGCGGCAACGACACGAGCCACGGGCTGACCGGCTTCGGCCGCTCATGCGTGGGCGAGCTGGAGCGCCGCGGCATCATCGTTGACGTATCCCATCTCAACGACGCGGGGTTCAAGGATGTGTGCGCAACGGCGAGGCGCCCTTTCGCCGCCTCGCACTCGAACGCGCGCGCCGTGTGCGGGCATCCGCGCAACCTGGCCGACTGGCAGCTGCGCGAGCTGGCCGATTGCGGCGGCATCGCGGGGCTCAACTTCTGCACGCAGTTCCTGACCGATCGCCTGGCCGATCCGACGCGCGACGACGTGTTGCGTCACGTCGACCATGTGTTGGAGACGGCGGGCGAGGACGTGCTGGCGTTGGGCAGCGACTACGATGGCTGCGACGTGCCCAGCTGGCTGGAACCGTGCGACCGCATCGGCGCGCTGCACGAGCTGCTGGCTTGCGAGTTCGGCCGCGACATCGCCGACAAGGTGTTCTTCCGGAACGCGCGCGATTTCTTCGAGCGGGTCGAGTCCGTATAGCGGCCCCTGTCATCCTGAGCGTAGGCGCGCAGCGCCGAAGTCGAAGGATCCCGTGCGGCGATAGCTGGAAGTCTCACGGTTGGCGCCGCGCGCGATCCTTCGACTGCGCTCCCTGCGGTCGCTCCGCTCAGGATGACAGGCCGTTGCGCTTCGCTCGCCTAGAAAAGCCGGCAGCCTACGACTGCGAGCGCATGATGGTTTCGTGAACCCTCTTTACGAGTCTGATATCGTACTTATACTTTCTCGAGTACGAAATCAGACTCGTTAAGGAGCGAAGCGAGACATGGATACGCGCAACGACCGTGCGAATCGGAAATACAACAACCTGTTCAGGCTCGAGAACGAGCTGTACCACGACATAGCCGTGAAGATGGGACTGTCCGACAGCGCTTTCGGTATCCTGTACTGGCTCGACGATTTGGGCGACGGCTGTCTGCAGCGGGACGTGTGCGTGGCGTCGGGCCTGACCAAGCAGACGGTGAACTCGTCGGTGCATAAGCTCGAGCGCACGGGCTTCGTGGAGCTTCGGGTGGAGCAGGGGCGCGGCACGCACCTGCACCTTACCGAGGCTGGTCGCGCGTTGGTGGAGGAGCGCGTCCGGCCGGTGGCGGAAGCCGAGACGGCCGCGTTCGTTGCGATGGGCTCGCGAGACAGCGAAGAGCTGCTGCGGCTGACCCATCTGCATCTTGAGCTCCTGCGCGAGCAGGTGGAAGCTCTGCCGTACCCGGACGGACGGTGATCGTCGTGGCCATCAAGCTATCCGACCATTTCACCTACGGGCGCCTCGTGCGCTTCGCACTGCCCTCCATCGCCATGATGATATTCACGTCCATCTACAGCGTGGTGGACGGCCTGTTCGTGTCGAATTTCGCCGGCAAGGAGGCGCTGGCGGCCGTGAACCTCGTGTTCCCGCTGGCCATGGCGCTGGGCTCCATCGGATTCATGCTGGGCACGGGCGGCGCCGCCCTGGTGGCGAAGACGATGGGCGAAGGCGATGCCGAGCGGGCGAACCGCCTGTTCTCGTTCATAACGATCGCGGCGGCGGTGGCGGGCGCCGTCTTGATCGCGGTAGGCGCCGCAGCGCTCGAGCCGGTGCTGCTCCTTTTGGGCGCTCAAGGCAGTCTTTTAGAGCAAGGCCTTCTGTACGGGCGCATCCTGCTGGTGGCGTTGCCCCTGTTCATCGTGCAGAACGTGTTCCTGAGCTTCTTCATCGCGGCGGAGAAGCCGCAGGTGGGCTTCGCGGTGACGGTCGCAGCGGGTGTGACGAACATCGTGCTGGACTACCTGTTCATCGCCGTTTTGGGCTGGGGGATAGCGGGCGCCGCGGTTGCGACCGCGGCGGGCCAGG from Eggerthella lenta DSM 2243 includes the following:
- a CDS encoding DMT family transporter — translated: MREGIAEGAAVFRRRHLRGVLCALTGAGLWGFSGACAQFLLANYDITPSFITAVRMLGAGAVFLLVLLVRNRAQLAAMLGDRRTLGQLAVFGGVGLFLCQITYTIVIGYTNAGTATVLQTTGIAFVMLFTCVLTRRMPRGREVTGLAAAVIATWLIATQGDPSALYLPLMGLAWGIANGLSVAFYIMYPKKLFARWGSFAVTGIGMFIGGIVAAAVYFSGVALGEPLALPALDAAGAAVFAAFVLVGTFAAFALYLHGVSVVGSVQGSLLGAVEPVSATLFATLWLGTAFTGADLAGCALMIAMIFLVTGEKPNVRQDGAQAVEESHSAKS
- a CDS encoding MarR family winged helix-turn-helix transcriptional regulator, with product MDTRNDRANRKYNNLFRLENELYHDIAVKMGLSDSAFGILYWLDDLGDGCLQRDVCVASGLTKQTVNSSVHKLERTGFVELRVEQGRGTHLHLTEAGRALVEERVRPVAEAETAAFVAMGSRDSEELLRLTHLHLELLREQVEALPYPDGR
- a CDS encoding dipeptidase translates to MGLFMTLEGLTEEDAVRLASEEAVPADRLRVFDLHCDTLDRLAFHGDASVPGGFAAHDARIPAHRMATLADNDAHVSLARTGGFAWCQCFAAFIPDEVRGDEAWTLFRRVQSVLERELERCGDKLAQARTIAEADAALAAGKTAAVFTVEGASFLEDDGAAEGRLDALADAGVRMVTLTWNGPNALGSGNDTSHGLTGFGRSCVGELERRGIIVDVSHLNDAGFKDVCATARRPFAASHSNARAVCGHPRNLADWQLRELADCGGIAGLNFCTQFLTDRLADPTRDDVLRHVDHVLETAGEDVLALGSDYDGCDVPSWLEPCDRIGALHELLACEFGRDIADKVFFRNARDFFERVESV
- a CDS encoding autorepressor SdpR family transcription factor translates to MGIQETLKALSDPVRRDILEHLKHGRMPAGDIADLFDISAPAVSRHLSVLKNAGLVRDYREGKYIFYELKASVLEETLLWIANLKEQAE
- a CDS encoding SdpI family protein is translated as MKNIRKVIYALIVLNLVVDAAFLVLAPDQVAVHFGASGEADRIGSKYEHLWFPALALAFGLGLPFIAKRSDAHDGDKLLKADVVLLALMAVFSLFVFADGLSSSGSPFAALDLNVGRGAALVAGIAFVICGNIMPKSDRNEAFGLRTPWSLSNDEVWRKSQRFGGYAMIASGVLTVVAGLALPMNLVMPAMVAILLAAAGASIVASYVYYRKHYDFAE